In Rhineura floridana isolate rRhiFlo1 chromosome 1, rRhiFlo1.hap2, whole genome shotgun sequence, the following proteins share a genomic window:
- the PHB2 gene encoding prohibitin-2 encodes MAQSLKDFAGRLPAGPRGMSTALKLLLGAGAVAYGVRESVFTVEGGQRAIFFNRIGGVQQDTILTEGLHFRIPWFQYPIIYDIRARPRKISSPTGSKDLQMVNITLRVLSRPNSAELPSLYQRLGLDYEERVLPSIVNEVLKSVVAKFNASQLITQRAQVSLLIRRELTERAKDFSLILDDVAITELSFSREYTAAVEAKQVAQQEAQRAQFLVEKAKQEQRQKIVQAEGEATAAQMIGESLGKNPGYIKLRKIRAAQNISKTIAASQNRVYLTADNLVLNLQDEDFTSDSLLTKQVKK; translated from the exons ATGGCTCAGAGCCTGAAGGACTTTGCTGGGCGTCTGCCCGCCGGCCCTCGTGGTATGAGTACTGCTTTAAAGTTGCTGTTGGGTGCTGGTGCTGTAGCCTATGGTGTCCGTGAATCTGTCTTTACTG TGGAGGGTGGTCAAAGAGCAATATTCTTCAACCGCATTGGTGGAGTACAGCAGGACACCATTCTTACTGAGGGACTGCATTTCAG aaTTCCATGGTTCCAGTATCCAATAATCTATGATATTCGAGCACGGCCTCGCAAAATCTCTTCACCAACAGGCTCCAAAG ATCTGCAGATGGTGAACATCACCTTGCGAGTTCTGTCACGTCCAAATTCTGCAGAATTGCCCAGCTTATACCAGCGTCTCGGTCTGGACTATGAAGAGCGGGTCCTGCCTTCCATCGTCAATGAAGTGCTCAAAAGTGTGGTGGCAAAGTTCAACGCCTCGCAACTCATTACCCAACGAGCTCAG GTATCTTTGCTTATCCGTCGGGAACTGACAGAGCGGGCAAAGGATTTCAGCCTGATTCTGGATGATGTAGCCATCACAGAACTGAGTTTCAGCCGGGAGTACACAGCAGCTGTTGAGGCCAAGCAAGTGG CCCAGCAAGAGGCACAGCGAGCTCAGTTCCTGGTGGAGAAGGCTAAGCAAGAGCAGAGGCAGAAGATTGTCCAAGCCGAAGGGGAAGCCACAGCTGCCCAGATG ATTGGTGAATCCCTCGGCAAGAACCCAGGTTATATCAAGCTGCGCAAGATCCGTGCTGCCCAGAACATCTCCAAGACA ATTGCTGCATCTCAGAACCGTGTGTATCTTACAGCTGACAATTTAGTGCTGAATCTACAAGATGAAGATTTTACTAG TGACAGCCTCCTGACCAAGCAGGTGAAGAAATGA